From Roseburia hominis, the proteins below share one genomic window:
- a CDS encoding response regulator transcription factor, which yields MFQLLVVDDDKNIRRFLRVVLSQAGYKTFSAGSAEEALRVMEDSKIDLIILDIMMPGMDGYTFSELLRDCHNDIPILMLSAKQMPQDIKKGFLSGTDDYMTKPVDEEELVLRVKALLRRSKIVSEHKLTVGNTTLNYDTLSVKSGSNEQILPQKEFYLLYKLLSYPNQIFTRIQLMEDIWGPSSDSTDATVSVHINRLRNRFENCPDFSIVTIRGLGYKAQVKEDTL from the coding sequence ATGTTTCAATTATTAGTTGTAGATGATGATAAAAATATCCGGCGTTTTTTACGTGTAGTTCTTTCTCAGGCCGGATACAAAACCTTTAGCGCAGGCTCTGCGGAAGAAGCACTCCGTGTCATGGAAGATTCAAAAATAGATCTGATCATATTGGATATTATGATGCCCGGAATGGATGGGTATACTTTTTCAGAATTATTAAGAGACTGTCACAATGATATTCCCATTCTTATGTTATCCGCAAAGCAAATGCCCCAGGATATCAAAAAGGGATTTCTTTCCGGTACGGACGATTACATGACGAAGCCCGTTGATGAAGAAGAATTGGTTTTACGCGTCAAGGCGCTTCTCAGACGCTCTAAAATTGTGTCGGAACATAAACTTACCGTAGGAAATACAACTTTAAACTATGATACATTATCCGTAAAATCCGGTTCCAACGAGCAAATACTGCCTCAGAAAGAATTTTATCTGTTATACAAACTTTTATCTTATCCAAACCAGATTTTTACACGAATACAGTTAATGGAAGATATCTGGGGGCCATCGTCTGATTCCACAGACGCTACTGTCAGCGTTCATATCAACCGTCTGCGAAACCGATTTGAAAACTGCCCCGATTTCTCAATTGTTACCATTCGGGGACTGGGGTATAAAGCTCAGGTAAAGGAGGATACACTATGA
- a CDS encoding ATP-binding cassette domain-containing protein — MITVRHLTKCYGDFKAVDDLSFEIDEGHVYGFLGPNGAGKSTTMNIMTGCLSATEGHVEINGYDIFEHADKAKKLIGYLPEFPPLYMNETPLEYLRFVGEAKGLKGKELETQIEEVISQTRISNVKNRLISKLSKGYKQRVGIAQALLGNPQVIILDEPTVGLDPIQIIEIRDLIKQLGQSHTVILSSHILSEVQAICEKVLIISKGRLIAFDEPKNLEKLLLGSNEIIFIAEAEAEETGLLLETIGGITDASYKEKEDGLLEVCLKTDSENTYDICRKLFFAFAEREKALLEMTSKKANLEDIFIELTEGELPEIEHVEAARTEKEVAEEVSE, encoded by the coding sequence ATGATTACAGTTAGGCATTTAACTAAGTGCTATGGCGATTTCAAAGCGGTTGACGATCTCTCGTTTGAAATTGATGAAGGTCATGTGTATGGTTTTTTGGGGCCCAACGGTGCCGGAAAATCTACTACAATGAATATTATGACGGGCTGCCTGTCAGCAACAGAAGGACATGTTGAAATCAATGGTTATGATATTTTTGAGCATGCAGACAAAGCAAAGAAATTGATAGGATATCTTCCGGAATTCCCGCCACTTTATATGAATGAAACGCCATTAGAATATTTACGATTTGTCGGTGAGGCAAAAGGGCTAAAAGGGAAGGAACTGGAAACGCAAATTGAAGAAGTGATATCGCAGACCAGGATAAGTAATGTGAAAAATCGGCTGATCTCAAAACTATCTAAAGGTTATAAGCAAAGAGTGGGGATCGCCCAGGCATTACTGGGCAACCCCCAGGTCATTATTCTTGATGAGCCGACAGTGGGGCTTGATCCCATTCAGATTATTGAGATCAGGGATCTGATTAAGCAGCTTGGTCAATCGCATACAGTTATTTTAAGCTCCCATATTCTCTCAGAGGTGCAGGCAATCTGCGAAAAGGTACTGATTATTTCGAAAGGCAGGCTGATTGCGTTTGATGAGCCGAAAAATCTGGAAAAATTGCTGTTGGGGTCAAATGAAATCATTTTCATTGCAGAGGCAGAAGCGGAAGAGACTGGTCTGCTTTTAGAAACGATAGGAGGCATTACGGACGCATCATACAAAGAAAAGGAAGACGGCCTGTTGGAAGTCTGCCTGAAAACAGACAGTGAAAACACATACGATATCTGCCGGAAATTATTTTTTGCTTTTGCAGAAAGAGAAAAAGCATTATTGGAAATGACATCCAAAAAGGCGAATCTGGAAGATATATTTATTGAACTGACTGAAGGTGAACTGCCTGAAATTGAACATGTAGAAGCCGCCCGGACGGAAAAGGAAGTGGCAGAGGAGGTTAGCGAATGA
- a CDS encoding ABC transporter permease: MIAVLKHELSSYFHSLTAYVFGAFLLVFVGIGSMLYNIQSAVSNFEYVLAFISLIFVGIVPILTMRVIAEERKQKTDQLLYSLPITTSNIIIGKYLALLVVYLIPLLIVSIYPLVFSQFGDVYLLTSYGSLIAFFIMGAALIAVGMFISSLTENQGFAAGIAVPVILFNYYSVRLADYISSSVTGSVIALCALIFLLCAVIKLLTKNEILAYGVGLVLTIGIVITYFYDKTVFEGLLPNIMTKLSLFERFYTFVNGVFDMTAIVYYLTVVVFFLFLSVQSLEKRRYN; this comes from the coding sequence ATGATAGCAGTATTAAAACATGAATTATCCAGTTATTTTCACTCATTGACAGCATACGTTTTTGGTGCATTTTTACTGGTATTTGTTGGTATTGGTTCTATGCTGTACAATATACAATCGGCGGTTTCAAATTTTGAATATGTACTTGCATTTATTAGTTTGATCTTTGTGGGCATTGTCCCGATTTTGACTATGCGGGTAATCGCAGAAGAGAGAAAACAAAAGACAGATCAATTGTTATATTCGCTGCCTATTACCACATCGAATATCATTATCGGAAAGTATCTGGCGTTGCTGGTTGTATATTTGATTCCGCTGCTTATTGTTTCAATATATCCTCTGGTCTTTTCCCAGTTTGGCGATGTGTATCTGTTGACATCTTATGGCAGCCTCATAGCATTCTTTATTATGGGGGCGGCTCTTATCGCTGTCGGAATGTTCATATCTTCTTTGACAGAGAATCAGGGATTTGCAGCAGGAATTGCGGTTCCTGTGATCCTGTTTAACTATTACAGTGTAAGGCTCGCGGACTATATCTCCAGCAGTGTGACGGGTTCTGTAATTGCTTTATGTGCACTTATATTCCTTTTATGTGCAGTTATTAAACTCCTTACGAAAAACGAGATTCTGGCCTATGGCGTTGGTTTGGTTCTTACCATAGGGATTGTGATCACATATTTTTATGATAAAACAGTATTTGAAGGATTGCTTCCGAATATCATGACAAAGTTATCGTTATTTGAGAGATTTTATACTTTCGTAAACGGTGTATTTGATATGACAGCAATTGTTTACTATCTGACTGTTGTTGTTTTCTTTCTGTTTCTTTCGGTACAATCACTTGAGAAAAGGAGATACAACTAA
- a CDS encoding GldG family protein has translation MKNEFKILEKLKGPGMNQAALKGGTYSITITAIVLAIVIVVNIFAQALPSHLTQYDISSTKLYSITSNTKVVVNALEEDVTIYWVVQSGEEDDVIEKLLDKYDSLSEHLEVVKKNPDIYPTFAQQYTTETVSNNSLIVECGDRSRFISYSDIYLSSGSMYSSSSSTSFDGEGAITSAIDYVVNSEQPQLYILEGHGEEELSSTFSEQIEKENMETNTFSLLNSDSIPEEADCVLINAPTSDISTEEKELLEKYIADGGKLFVMAGPAEDDELPNLYSLLSDYGVESEEGIVIDMDREYYAFQMPYILMPNICSDEITDPLIEEKYHAIVPISKGLTVGETPDGVTVTELLTTSDESYSKKAGYNLTSYEKEEGDVDGPFALAVSIENANEGQVVWIASSHFVDDMYNEYSSGANLDLVMNAVSSMVGESDAVSIRSKSLKYSYLTISDSTASLLKFVMIGVFPLLYLMTGIGVTLKRRKNDE, from the coding sequence ATGAAAAATGAATTTAAAATATTAGAAAAACTGAAAGGTCCCGGTATGAATCAGGCCGCTTTGAAAGGAGGGACCTATTCCATTACCATTACGGCCATTGTATTGGCAATAGTGATCGTAGTTAATATTTTTGCACAGGCTCTGCCGTCTCATTTGACGCAGTATGATATCAGTTCTACGAAACTTTATTCTATCACCAGCAACACAAAGGTTGTTGTCAATGCACTGGAAGAGGATGTGACAATCTACTGGGTCGTTCAGTCCGGTGAAGAAGATGATGTGATCGAGAAACTATTAGATAAATATGACAGTTTATCGGAGCATCTTGAGGTTGTAAAAAAGAATCCGGATATCTATCCGACATTTGCCCAGCAGTATACCACGGAAACAGTTTCCAATAACAGTCTGATTGTAGAATGTGGTGATCGCAGCCGTTTTATTTCATACAGCGACATCTATCTTAGCAGCGGAAGTATGTATAGCAGTTCCTCCAGTACGTCCTTTGACGGTGAAGGAGCTATAACATCGGCTATCGATTATGTGGTAAATTCAGAGCAGCCGCAGTTATATATACTGGAGGGGCATGGCGAGGAGGAACTTTCCTCAACATTTAGTGAACAGATTGAAAAAGAAAATATGGAAACCAATACCTTTTCTTTGTTAAACAGTGATTCAATTCCGGAAGAAGCTGACTGCGTATTAATCAATGCGCCGACAAGCGACATTTCCACAGAAGAAAAGGAATTGCTGGAGAAGTACATTGCAGACGGAGGTAAGCTGTTTGTAATGGCAGGACCTGCAGAAGACGATGAATTACCAAATCTTTACAGCTTACTGTCGGATTATGGCGTGGAGTCGGAAGAGGGAATCGTGATAGATATGGACAGAGAATATTATGCGTTCCAAATGCCATATATCTTAATGCCGAATATCTGCAGTGATGAAATCACAGATCCATTGATCGAAGAGAAATACCATGCGATCGTACCGATCTCAAAAGGCTTGACCGTAGGTGAGACACCGGATGGTGTAACTGTAACGGAGCTGCTCACTACTTCGGACGAATCTTATAGCAAGAAGGCCGGATATAATCTTACCAGCTATGAAAAAGAAGAAGGAGATGTGGATGGTCCTTTTGCACTGGCAGTATCAATAGAAAATGCAAATGAAGGCCAGGTTGTCTGGATTGCTTCTTCCCATTTTGTTGATGATATGTACAATGAATATTCGTCTGGAGCAAACCTTGATCTCGTGATGAATGCAGTATCTTCCATGGTGGGAGAAAGCGACGCAGTATCTATCCGCAGCAAGTCACTGAAGTACAGTTATCTTACCATCAGTGATTCCACAGCCTCACTTTTGAAATTCGTCATGATAGGTGTATTTCCGTTATTGTATCTGATGACCGGTATTGGAGTGACCTTGAAGAGGAGAAAAAACGATGAATAG
- a CDS encoding DUF4340 domain-containing protein produces MNRTKKIYLLLGIFLAVCIVTFILSNIEEQKEKIKNSDEIILEIDNDTVNKLSWEYDSKKLAFHKDENWQYDEDEAFPVDEDKINELLELFQEFGVSFIIEDVEDYGQYGLDNPECTITLETEEKTYEILLGDYSTMDSKRYVSIGDGNAYLVKDDPLEYFNVELKDMIRDDETPDFEKVKAISFSGSTSLEVIYEEGSSNTYCEDDVYFVKEDSEYLPLDTSLVEEYLEKLSGLDQGNYVTYNASEEDLKTYCLDSPEFSVQVTYIEETEDGEEEKESTFVMHVGCNEEEKEEDEYSAYVRIGDSKIIYEINNTDYEEIVEASYNSLRHREVVTADLAEVSQIEVSLEKSSYTITVEEKKDELICTYQDEEIESDDFLDAIENLKADSFTNEEASQKKEIGFTIQFKDKKYPDMEVEIYRYDGDSCLVVIDGESVSLVERSSVVELMESVNAIVLN; encoded by the coding sequence ATGAATAGAACTAAAAAAATATATTTGCTTTTGGGTATTTTTCTTGCAGTCTGTATTGTGACATTTATTTTGAGCAATATAGAAGAGCAAAAGGAGAAGATAAAAAACAGCGATGAAATTATCCTGGAGATAGACAACGATACGGTTAATAAATTGTCATGGGAATATGATTCGAAGAAACTGGCCTTCCATAAGGATGAAAATTGGCAGTATGATGAGGACGAGGCATTTCCGGTCGATGAAGATAAAATTAATGAATTGCTTGAACTGTTCCAGGAGTTCGGAGTTTCCTTTATTATCGAAGATGTCGAGGATTACGGGCAGTATGGTCTGGATAATCCGGAGTGCACGATTACCCTGGAAACAGAGGAAAAGACCTATGAGATTCTTTTAGGAGATTACAGTACTATGGATTCTAAGCGGTATGTCTCTATTGGCGATGGCAATGCATATCTCGTGAAAGATGACCCGTTGGAATATTTTAACGTAGAACTTAAGGATATGATAAGGGACGATGAAACGCCGGATTTTGAAAAAGTGAAAGCAATCAGTTTTTCGGGAAGCACTTCTCTGGAAGTTATATATGAAGAAGGAAGCAGCAATACGTATTGTGAGGACGATGTTTATTTTGTAAAAGAGGACAGCGAGTATCTTCCGCTTGACACCTCCCTGGTAGAAGAGTATCTGGAAAAATTAAGCGGTCTTGATCAGGGGAATTACGTGACATATAATGCTTCGGAAGAAGATTTAAAAACCTATTGTCTTGATTCGCCGGAATTTTCGGTCCAGGTGACATATATTGAAGAAACAGAAGACGGAGAAGAAGAGAAGGAAAGTACCTTTGTCATGCACGTGGGCTGCAATGAAGAAGAAAAGGAGGAAGACGAATATTCTGCGTATGTGAGAATCGGAGACTCTAAGATTATTTATGAGATTAATAATACGGACTATGAAGAAATTGTGGAGGCATCCTACAACTCCCTGCGGCATCGGGAAGTGGTAACCGCTGATCTGGCAGAGGTATCTCAGATAGAGGTTTCCTTAGAGAAATCTTCATACACCATTACGGTGGAGGAAAAGAAGGATGAGCTGATCTGTACGTATCAGGATGAAGAAATAGAATCCGATGATTTCCTTGATGCTATCGAGAATCTAAAAGCAGACAGCTTTACAAATGAAGAGGCTTCACAAAAGAAAGAAATTGGATTTACCATACAATTTAAAGATAAAAAATATCCGGATATGGAAGTGGAAATATACCGTTATGATGGCGATTCCTGCCTTGTAGTGATTGACGGCGAATCCGTTTCCTTAGTAGAAAGAAGTTCTGTGGTAGAGTTGATGGAGTCAGTCAATGCAATTGTTTTGAATTAG